Proteins encoded together in one Yersinia mollaretii ATCC 43969 window:
- a CDS encoding CPBP family intramembrane glutamic endopeptidase translates to MNAKIDRITHALTCVSVWGGWFALSFSLLLFPDHVRMYRSGMATPLLYIIFWFPFALLAWKHYQKSFGLMPLGKIALRDMLIPGLALLGLTAIFQFFGQPEPWIESLLQPSIFTQILLVITLCVLAPVSEEIIFRGFLLNTGMGFGLRGRQLAIVITSLLFALVHTQYLFPTTFISLFIFSAILCEVRIRTGSLLMPIVLHSANNIVSIVWVMALN, encoded by the coding sequence ATGAATGCAAAAATTGATCGGATCACACATGCCCTGACTTGTGTTTCTGTCTGGGGAGGATGGTTTGCGCTTTCATTTTCCCTGTTGCTGTTTCCAGACCATGTAAGAATGTATCGCTCTGGCATGGCCACACCTCTGTTGTACATCATTTTCTGGTTCCCCTTTGCATTGCTGGCGTGGAAGCACTATCAGAAGTCGTTTGGCTTGATGCCGCTGGGGAAAATAGCCCTGCGGGATATGTTGATCCCGGGTCTTGCGCTGCTAGGATTAACAGCAATTTTCCAGTTTTTTGGCCAGCCGGAGCCATGGATAGAAAGCTTGTTGCAGCCATCAATCTTCACCCAAATCCTGTTAGTAATAACCCTTTGCGTGTTAGCCCCGGTTTCGGAGGAGATTATCTTCCGTGGGTTCTTACTGAATACAGGGATGGGGTTTGGCCTTAGAGGTCGGCAGTTGGCGATAGTGATCACCTCTCTGCTGTTCGCACTGGTACACACTCAATATCTATTTCCGACGACATTTATTTCGCTGTTTATTTTTTCTGCGATCCTTTGTGAGGTCAGAATAAGAACCGGCAGCCTGCTAATGCCGATAGTGCTTCATTCTGCGAATAATATTGTCTCCATAGTCTGGGTGATGGCGTTGAATTAA
- a CDS encoding metallophosphoesterase: protein MYHKINGSEYRRIFVVGDIHGCYKKLMDALERVQFERAVDLLVSVGDLADRGPQNIECYELINANWFRAVRGNHEQMAIEVLAGGEADTWMANGGRWFFLLDDSKRSQVEELIKRAGQLPLVLEITTDRGKYVIAHADYPSNEYVYGRPINEHLVVWNRKRLNAAMKGESEEITGADKFIFGHTPLVKPLLFKNQLYIDTGAVFGNTLTLIQIQ, encoded by the coding sequence ATGTACCATAAAATCAATGGCAGTGAATACCGACGTATTTTTGTTGTCGGTGATATTCATGGCTGCTATAAAAAACTGATGGATGCTTTGGAGCGTGTGCAGTTTGAGCGCGCGGTTGATTTACTGGTCTCTGTCGGGGATTTAGCGGATCGCGGCCCACAGAATATTGAATGTTATGAACTAATCAATGCCAATTGGTTTCGTGCTGTCCGTGGCAATCATGAGCAAATGGCGATTGAGGTGCTGGCAGGGGGCGAAGCTGATACTTGGATGGCAAATGGCGGGCGCTGGTTTTTCTTACTGGACGATAGCAAGAGATCTCAAGTTGAAGAGCTTATTAAGCGGGCTGGGCAGTTGCCGCTAGTGCTAGAGATTACGACAGATCGCGGCAAATATGTTATCGCCCATGCAGATTATCCTTCGAATGAATATGTGTACGGCAGGCCTATCAATGAGCATTTAGTGGTATGGAACCGCAAGCGCCTTAATGCTGCCATGAAGGGGGAGAGCGAGGAAATTACGGGCGCAGATAAATTTATTTTCGGCCATACACCACTGGTGAAACCATTGCTGTTTAAAAATCAACTTTATATCGATACCGGTGCGGTGTTTGGTAATACGCTAACCCTGATCCAGATTCAATAA
- a CDS encoding autotransporter outer membrane beta-barrel domain-containing protein has protein sequence MKLFNYKLSCIALTIISAINTTTSYADIGFTGDVIPDNPDWDIPGVIIVGNTSFGAMEIFNGGPLNSGNGGTLTSGNVAAGLWSYIGYSSTATGEVVITGSDSKWINNGVLFVGYNGNGTLQISDGGVVNNPVNATHVGFGVGAVGYLEVSGTGSQLTNGGELRIGGENDSNGMMRITDGAVVTNQNDADIAYRPGSTGSVEVTGLGSIWNAGNRMFIGHEGDGSLKITNGGIVTTATKASVAAGTTSTGYVEVSGAGSRWQVGTLLDIGTNGPATMVVSDGGVVASQSGNINDSIGVVEITGTDSRWDNAETLQIGSFYASVGSNSTLNITNGGVVTDSFGYVGAGKDATGQVNISGTDSSWQNSNSLVIGNNGNGSVVVSDGGNLSSSGSYVGYAAGSKGDVLVTGVNSNWVNTGDISFGEFGGNASLTINNSGTVKTDNLIIAKDATSTGVLNIGSAANYTASSAGYINTPLITLGSGDSSIVFNHIDTDYQFNSAIAGSGKVAVYSGMTVLNGVNTYSGTTTVNAGTLKAGAASSFSTASEYIVETAGELDLAGFDQTLNSLSNSGTVSLNGAPGTILTVSGDYIGNDGLLNFNSALNNDASVTDKLVVNGNTAGTTHVAVTNLGGSGATTLNGIELIKVNGLSNGEFVKQGRIVAGAYDYSLARGVGTNASNWYLTNAVDLTNPVEPALIIERPEAGSYTANLAAANGMFVTSLHDRVGETQYIDALTGEHKVTSLWLRNEGGHNRSRDTSGQLSTQANRYVVQLGGDIAQWSNNDKDSTRLGVMAGYGNSKSTTVSQLSGYNAKGTTDGYSLGVYGTWYANEADKSGLYVDSSAQYSWFNNTVHGQNLENEEYKSKGVTASLESGYTFKVGENAAKNATYFIQPKAQVSWMGVKADDHKEANGTNVFGEGDGNIQTRLGVKAFMNGYSDLDKGKDREFQPFIEANWIHNTKDFGTTMDNVTVKQDGAANIGELKVGVEGQINKKVNVWGNVGQQIGNKGYSDTAVMLGIKYNF, from the coding sequence ATGAAATTATTTAACTACAAATTATCTTGTATCGCCTTAACTATTATATCTGCGATTAATACCACAACTTCTTATGCTGACATCGGTTTTACAGGTGATGTAATACCTGACAACCCTGATTGGGATATTCCAGGGGTAATAATTGTTGGTAATACGTCATTTGGTGCTATGGAGATTTTCAATGGTGGACCGTTGAACAGCGGAAATGGTGGAACGTTGACCAGCGGAAACGTAGCCGCTGGGCTATGGAGCTATATTGGCTATAGTTCTACAGCTACCGGTGAGGTAGTTATTACTGGCTCTGACTCTAAGTGGATAAATAACGGAGTGCTCTTTGTTGGTTATAACGGTAACGGCACATTACAGATATCGGATGGTGGAGTTGTAAATAACCCTGTTAACGCGACACATGTTGGTTTTGGTGTTGGGGCTGTTGGTTATCTTGAAGTCAGTGGAACTGGTTCACAACTAACCAACGGAGGTGAGTTACGCATTGGTGGCGAAAATGATAGTAATGGCATGATGCGAATTACCGATGGTGCTGTAGTCACCAACCAAAATGATGCTGATATTGCGTATCGCCCAGGTTCAACCGGTAGCGTTGAAGTCACAGGTCTAGGCTCAATCTGGAATGCTGGTAATCGTATGTTCATCGGCCATGAAGGTGATGGCAGTCTTAAAATCACCAATGGCGGCATTGTTACCACGGCAACGAAAGCAAGCGTTGCGGCAGGAACTACTTCAACCGGTTATGTAGAAGTGAGCGGTGCAGGTTCCCGCTGGCAAGTGGGTACATTGCTTGATATAGGAACAAATGGCCCTGCCACCATGGTTGTTTCTGATGGTGGTGTAGTAGCCAGTCAAAGCGGGAATATTAATGACTCTATCGGAGTGGTAGAAATTACCGGCACCGACTCTCGTTGGGATAATGCCGAGACCCTGCAAATTGGTTCATTTTACGCATCAGTAGGTTCTAATAGTACTCTAAATATCACTAATGGTGGTGTTGTAACTGATAGTTTTGGTTATGTTGGTGCAGGAAAAGATGCCACTGGCCAAGTAAATATCTCAGGTACAGATTCTTCTTGGCAAAACTCTAACAGCTTGGTTATAGGTAACAATGGAAATGGCTCTGTCGTCGTCTCCGATGGCGGGAATCTCAGTAGTTCTGGTAGCTATGTCGGCTATGCCGCTGGCTCAAAAGGTGACGTTTTGGTCACTGGTGTTAATTCCAATTGGGTTAATACAGGTGATATTAGTTTTGGGGAGTTTGGCGGTAACGCCTCACTGACTATTAATAACAGTGGGACTGTTAAAACCGATAATTTAATCATTGCTAAAGATGCAACTTCAACCGGAGTACTGAATATTGGTAGCGCAGCTAATTATACTGCTTCATCAGCCGGTTATATTAATACACCACTTATCACCTTAGGTAGCGGTGATAGCTCAATTGTCTTTAACCATATTGATACTGATTATCAGTTTAATTCTGCCATTGCTGGCAGTGGTAAAGTGGCAGTTTACAGTGGTATGACGGTATTAAATGGCGTAAATACCTATAGTGGTACGACAACGGTTAATGCTGGCACCTTAAAGGCTGGTGCGGCAAGCAGCTTCAGTACAGCTTCTGAATATATTGTCGAGACTGCGGGGGAACTGGATTTAGCCGGTTTCGACCAGACACTGAACAGTCTAAGTAATAGCGGTACTGTGAGCCTTAACGGTGCACCAGGTACGATTCTAACGGTATCCGGTGATTACATCGGCAATGACGGTCTGCTCAACTTTAACTCAGCACTCAATAATGATGCTTCAGTTACTGATAAATTAGTCGTTAATGGTAATACTGCTGGCACCACTCATGTGGCTGTAACTAACTTGGGTGGCAGTGGCGCGACGACATTAAACGGTATTGAGTTGATTAAGGTGAATGGACTGTCGAACGGTGAGTTTGTTAAGCAGGGACGTATTGTTGCCGGTGCGTATGATTACTCTCTGGCTCGCGGGGTAGGAACCAATGCGAGTAACTGGTATTTGACCAACGCAGTTGATCTTACCAACCCTGTTGAACCAGCATTAATTATTGAACGTCCGGAAGCTGGCAGTTACACAGCTAATCTAGCAGCGGCAAATGGTATGTTTGTCACGAGCTTACATGACCGTGTGGGTGAAACCCAATATATCGATGCATTGACTGGCGAACATAAAGTGACCAGTCTGTGGTTACGTAACGAGGGTGGTCATAACCGCTCTCGTGATACTTCGGGTCAACTGAGTACACAGGCTAATCGTTATGTCGTGCAACTAGGGGGCGATATTGCCCAATGGAGCAATAACGACAAAGACAGTACCCGCCTGGGCGTTATGGCCGGGTATGGTAACAGCAAAAGCACCACTGTTTCACAACTGTCCGGTTACAACGCAAAAGGGACAACTGATGGTTACAGCTTGGGTGTATACGGTACTTGGTATGCTAACGAAGCCGATAAATCTGGCTTATATGTGGACAGCTCTGCGCAATACAGCTGGTTCAACAACACTGTTCACGGTCAAAACTTGGAAAATGAAGAGTACAAATCTAAAGGTGTGACTGCCTCTCTTGAAAGTGGCTATACCTTTAAAGTGGGTGAAAATGCAGCTAAGAATGCCACCTACTTTATCCAGCCTAAAGCGCAGGTTTCCTGGATGGGTGTTAAAGCTGACGACCATAAAGAAGCCAACGGCACTAATGTTTTTGGTGAAGGTGATGGAAATATCCAAACCCGTCTAGGTGTAAAAGCCTTTATGAATGGTTACAGCGATCTGGATAAGGGTAAAGACCGTGAATTCCAGCCGTTTATTGAAGCAAACTGGATCCACAATACTAAGGACTTTGGTACCACAATGGATAATGTAACCGTGAAGCAAGACGGTGCCGCCAATATTGGTGAACTGAAAGTGGGTGTAGAAGGCCAGATAAATAAGAAAGTGAATGTCTGGGGTAATGTCGGACAGCAAATTGGTAATAAAGGCTATAGCGATACTGCAGTGATGTTAGGAATTAAATATAACTTCTAA